The Corynebacterium mycetoides genome includes the window GACGCCGGCCGGGAGTTCGTCCTCACCGCGGCGCAGGCGGCGAGCCGGGTCTCGCAGGGCTACCCCTACCTCGTGCAGCTGATCGGCTACCTCGCGTGGGAGGCGGCGGACGGGCCGATCGATCTCGACGCGGTGGAGGCGGTGCGCGACGAGGCGGTGGCGCGGCTGGGGACGCAGGTGCACCAGCCGTCGCTACGCGACGTCCCGCCGCGGCAGCGCGAGTACCTCGACGCGATGGCGCACATTGAGTACCAGACGGGTAGCAGCAGGATTAGTAGTAAGGACTTGGGGGTGGCGTTGGACAGGGCGTCGACAAGCATGTCAGATACCCGCGCCAAGCTGATCGAGCGTGACCTCATCGTTCCCGCGGGGTGGGGCGAGGTGAGTTTCGCGCAGCCGTACCTGGGCGAGTACCTGCGCAACCAGCAGCGCCCGCGGCGGATCAGCTAGCGCGCAGGACGGTGAACGTGCGGTCGCGCGCGACCTGCGCGACGCGGGCGAAGCGGCGCTCCACCTCGCCCCGGTAGCGCAGGTGGGAGTTGTGCACGAGGTAGAGACTGCCGCCGGGGGCGAGGAGGCGCTGGGAGGCGTCGAGGAGGCCGCCCACCAGGGTCACGTCGATGGTCGTGCCGTCGTGGAAGGGCGGGTTGAGCGCGATGGTGTCGAAGGAGGCGTCAGCGAACCGCGAGCCGGCGTCATCCCACGTGCAGTGCAGCCCGATGGCGCGGGCGGAGAGCACAGCGTCGGCATCCGAGTCCGTTGCGGTGATGTCGCCGGACAGTCCCCGGGAGACGGACCCGTTGCCGCAGCCGAGGTCGAGGAAGCGGCCCAGCTCGGCGGGCAGCGCGGAGCGCAGCAGCTCGCCGCCGGGGTCCGGCTTCGCGCCGGAGAAGACCCCGCCGAAGGCGACGAGGCCGCCCACCTCCGTGGGCGCGTAGGCCACCGGCTGCGGTTGCGTGGCCACCAGGCAGCGGAACTTTCCGCGGCCCAGAGAGGCGGCCACGGAGCCGAAGGACTGGGCCAGCACCGTGTTCATCGAGCGTGAGAGGTGCTTGTTGTTCGCACCGAACACCACGGTGGCATCGTCGAAACCCGCGCCGGCGATTGCGCGCGCGACGTAGTCGAGCCGGGCCAGGGACTTCGGCATCTCGCCCACCGCCACGGCCGAACCGGCCGAGCCCGCGAGGAAGACATCGAGGCGGGTGTCGCCGGCGACGCGCGCCCCCGCGGAGG containing:
- a CDS encoding class I SAM-dependent methyltransferase; this encodes MRALDALILSQADLDAAQTVLVCADPTGDLLAAALETGNDVAFLDPDYARCQVAASAGARVAGDTRLDVFLAGSAGSAVAVGEMPKSLARLDYVARAIAGAGFDDATVVFGANNKHLSRSMNTVLAQSFGSVAASLGRGKFRCLVATQPQPVAYAPTEVGGLVAFGGVFSGAKPDPGGELLRSALPAELGRFLDLGCGNGSVSRGLSGDITATDSDADAVLSARAIGLHCTWDDAGSRFADASFDTIALNPPFHDGTTIDVTLVGGLLDASQRLLAPGGSLYLVHNSHLRYRGEVERRFARVAQVARDRTFTVLRAS